From the genome of Anopheles merus strain MAF unplaced genomic scaffold, AmerM5.1 LNR4000345, whole genome shotgun sequence, one region includes:
- the LOC121602181 gene encoding mitochondrial import inner membrane translocase subunit Tim17-A-like, with protein MEEYAREPCPYRIVDDCGGAFAMGCIGGGVFQAIKGFRNAPSGFNRRLLGSLTAIKSRSPIIAGNFAVWGGMFSTIDCTLVHFRKKEDPWNSIISGAATGGILAARNGVPAMIGSAVIGGVLLALIEGVGIMFTRISAEQFRNPIPPSDDPSVLGDPNQQQMSSAAPATFAFGQSGQNYQ; from the exons ATGGAAGAGTATGCCCGTGAACCATGTCCCTACCGTATAGTCGACGATTGTGGTGGAGCATTTGCTATGGGTTGTATTGGAGGTGGTGTGTTTCAAGCTATTAAAGGATTCCGAAACGCTCCATCAGGATTTAACCGGCGTTTG CTGGGAAGCTTAACAGCAATAAAAAGCCGGTCTCCTATTATAGCCGGAAATTTTGCTGTATGGGGCGGAATGTTCAGCACAATCGATTGTACACTGGTCCATTTTCGGAAGAAGGAAGACCCGTGGAACTCCATTATTAGTGGTGCTGCCACGGGAGGAATTTTGGCAGCCAGAAACGGCGTTCCTGCTATGATCGGTAGTGCGGTGATAGGTGGCGTGTTGTTAGCTTTGATTGAAGGTGTAGGTATCATGTTTACGCGTATATCTGCTGAACAGTTTCGCAACCCTATTCCTCCGAGTGATGATCCATCGGTGCTAGGAGATCCAAATCAACAGCAGATGTCTTCAGCTGCACCTGCTACATTTGCGTTTGGTCAGTCTGGACAGAACTATCAATAA